The Fulvia fulva chromosome 13, complete sequence genome window below encodes:
- a CDS encoding Norsolorinic acid ketoreductase encodes MSPPTNTKTFLMSGTTRGIGRGLVSSLLQHPNTTVIAGVRGTKAATATSLNFLPKAQGANLIIKDHGIQQLDVVIANAGVIGDEGISKVGDVTAEAIRADFEVNALGPLYLFQATLPLLEKSPDAKFAVTTSAIGSTTLAPTFGVPTAAYGVSKAAVNHLFRKASGEYPNIGFVIIHPGLVQTDIGGLFAEQAKRAIPSITVEESVKGYLEVIGKGREELGAKFWNYDGSELPW; translated from the exons ATGTCTCCCCCAACCAACACCAAAACATTCCTCATGTCCGGCACAACCCGCGGCATAGGCCGCGGCCTCGTCTCCTCCCTCCTCCAGCACCCCAACACCACCGTCATAGCCGGTGTCCGCGGCACCAAAGCCGCCACTGCCACATCTCTCAACTTTTTACCCAAAGCCCAAGGGGCCAACCTAATCATC AAGGACCACGGCATCCAGCAGCTAGATGTAGTGATTGCGAACGCGGGCGTGATAGGCGACGAAGGGATTAGTAAAGTCGGTGATGTTACGGCTGAGGCGATAAGGGCGGATTTCGAGGTTAATGCGTTGGGGCCGTTATACCTCTTCCAAGCAACCCTTCCCCTCCTCGAGAAGAGTCCAGACGCGAAGTTCGCAGTCACAACCTCAGCGATCGGATCCACTACTCTCGCTCCAACCTTCGGGGTGCCGACTGCGGCTTATGGCGTCAGTAAGGCGGCAGTCAATCACCTCTTCCGTAAAGCGTCAGGGGAGTATCCTAATATTGGGTTTGTGATCATCCACCCTGGATTGGTGCAGACGGACATAGGAGGGCTGTTTGCGGAGCAGGCCAAGCGTGCGATTCCGAGTATTACGGTTGAGGAGAGTGTGAAGGGGTATTTGGAGGTGATCGGGAAGGGGAGGGAGGAATTGGGGGCGAAGTTTTGGAATTATGATGGGAGTGAGCTGCCTTGGTGA